One window of the bacterium genome contains the following:
- a CDS encoding ABC transporter permease subunit, producing the protein MRIIAIAKNTFKEALRGKMFNIMLIFALVTIGSTKMFSFFTPREEMKMIKDMGFFFITIFGLLIAVILGARLITEELGKKTIYAVLSKPVHRYELILGKLSGAMFALFINLCFMTGVFLSVLYLKERVLNFEIFKAMFLIFISLSLLSSIAIMFSTFSTMWISIALTLFIYIVGNIFEYLRHLASKGSAILKFVLDGAYYLLPNFGNFNINRDIVHGTAVSGLHILKVTVYGLNYIIIFTLLAILFFRKREV; encoded by the coding sequence ATGAGAATCATTGCAATTGCAAAAAATACCTTTAAGGAAGCGTTGAGAGGAAAGATGTTTAACATTATGTTGATCTTTGCTCTAGTTACTATTGGAAGCACAAAGATGTTTTCGTTTTTTACTCCGCGGGAAGAGATGAAAATGATTAAAGATATGGGGTTTTTCTTTATAACAATTTTTGGGCTGCTGATAGCGGTTATTCTTGGAGCAAGATTAATTACTGAAGAACTGGGAAAAAAAACAATATATGCGGTGCTTTCTAAACCAGTTCACAGATATGAGCTTATTTTAGGAAAGCTATCTGGCGCAATGTTTGCCTTATTCATTAATCTCTGTTTTATGACTGGTGTGTTTTTAAGTGTGCTTTATCTAAAGGAGCGTGTACTGAATTTTGAAATATTCAAAGCTATGTTTCTAATTTTTATCAGTTTATCCCTACTTAGTTCTATTGCTATTATGTTTTCAACATTTTCTACCATGTGGATAAGTATAGCTTTAACACTATTTATCTACATTGTAGGAAATATATTTGAGTATCTTAGACATCTGGCCTCAAAAGGCAGTGCTATATTGAAATTTGTACTTGACGGAGCCTATTACCTTTTACCCAATTTTGGTAATTTTAATATAAATCGTGATATTGTTCATGGCACAGCAGTATCAGGCCTGCACATACTTAAAGTTACTGTTTATGGGCTAAACTATATAATAATATTTACGCTTCTGGCCATATTATTTTTTAGAAAGAGAGAAGTATGA